A window of the Danio aesculapii chromosome 10, fDanAes4.1, whole genome shotgun sequence genome harbors these coding sequences:
- the LOC130236012 gene encoding C-type lectin domain family 17, member A, whose amino-acid sequence MCKTTSKGSDSVRNKTYKKVTAYLVLQCVLLLEAIILLRIEHKTKADIYENGEENIANQKNALRNEIETLVTKKDGLQQENNNGNKKKQQLKEEEKALLKHLHVMDGWMCYQSGFYYMSTEMKTWIESKKDCEKRRASLMIINSKEEHEFFKSDANVWIGLSDNNKERKWKWVDGSELATGFSSWGPGEPSRLQEESCAASFSAELYDFSCNETFNWICERKQS is encoded by the exons ATGTGCAAGACAACCAGCAAAG GAAGTGATTCTGTGaggaacaaaacatacaaaaaagtaaCAGCGTATTTGGTGCTGCAGTGCGTTCTCCTGCTGGAGGCCATTATATTGCTGAGGATTGAGCACAAAACTAAGGCTGACATATACGAAAACGGTGAGGAAAACATTGCAAACCAAAAGAACGCTTTACGTAACGAAATCGAAACCTTGGTAACAAAAAAAGATGGATTACAGCAAGAAAACAACAATGGAAATAAGAAAAAACAACAGTTAAAAGAAGAGGAAAAAGCACTGTTGAAACATCTTCATGTAATGG ATGGATGGATGTGCTATCAATCTGGTTTTTACTACATGTCCACTGAGATGAAAACATGGATTGAGAGTAAAAAAGACTGTGAAAAAAGAAGAGCAAGTCTGATGATTATAAACAGCAAAGAGGAACAT GAGTTTTTTAAATCTGATGCTAATGTCTGGATTGGTCTATCTGACAATAATAAAGAGAGGAAATGGAAATGGGTAGATGGCAGCGAACTGGCCACTGG TTTCAGCTCCTGGGGCCCTGGAGAACCAAGTAGACTTCAAGAAGAGAGCTGTGCTGCATCATTTTCAGCAGAATTGTATGATTTTTCATGCAACGAGACTTTTAATTGGATTTGTGAGAGAAAACAATCCTAA